Proteins found in one Pieris napi chromosome 11, ilPieNapi1.2, whole genome shotgun sequence genomic segment:
- the LOC125053680 gene encoding cyclin-dependent kinases regulatory subunit-like: protein MPADQIQYSERYSDDVYEYRHVILPQDIARLVPKSHLMTETEWRNLGVQQSPGWLHFMVHSPEPHVLLFRRPRTDVPTPVNNLESSSNSTVKV, encoded by the exons ATGCCTGCGGATCAAATACAATATTCAGAAAGGTATAGCGATGACGTCTATGAATATAG aCATGTCATCTTACCACAAGATATTGCTCGTCTGGTTCCTAAATCTCATTTGATGACAGAGACTGAATGGAGAAACCTTGGTGTACAGCAAAGTCCTGGTTGGCTTCATTTCATGGTACACAGTCCAGAACCACACGTTTTATTGTTTAGACGACCAAGAACTGATGTTCCTACCCCAGTGAACAATTTAGAATCTAGTTCAAACTCAACTGTTAAGGTGTGA
- the LOC125053676 gene encoding uncharacterized protein LOC125053676, with protein sequence MTAITLEFLQDLLKQDCPDVTIEEFEGAPGSKRGDNYTSMVYRITLKGYKKLSNESEPWSGSIIYKCLPESMLRRNTFKSDELFCNEVAFYTKIWPALSSFQDQWNLPQPFRSIPKCYLAQNDLVILKDLKEMGFVMPDRKQGLTVDQCYYVLKNLAQFHSLSLAMKCYNPEGFYDLLNIQDGITEVFFVTENEEYYRSYYTEATKNAIFMVEQELRDSSDRDKYLTKLKDFCNEDTFFQTMVDMVSPKEPLAVICHGDCWTNNLLFRYKDGQIAEMYIVDFQLARYASPALDLCYLIYLCLDRQQRADHLTSLLEYYTDELYERVVSMSGAAAFDRDTLSTMIQEEFRLSSRFGLGTALDMYPIMTCDSNEAPNVYQAKESEATQSQESVKPVHTSNEVCRKKMTDLVIELVDQGLL encoded by the exons ATGACAGCCATTACATTAGAATTTTTACAGGATTTACTGAAACAAGATTGTCCAGATGTTACTATTGAAGAATTTGAG GGCGCCCCGGGGTCGAAGCGTGGAGACAACTATACATCTATGGTGTACCGTATAACACTTAAAGGTTACAAAAAACTCTCGAATGAAAGCGAGCCATGGTCAGGCTCTATAATTTACAAATGCCTTCCTGAGAGTATGTTGCGCCGAAACACATTTAAAAGCGACGAACTATTTTGTAATGAAGTtgcattttatacaaaaatctggCCAGCGCTGTCTTCTTTTCAAGACCAGTGGAACTTGCCCCAACCTTTCAGAAGTATCCCTAAATGTTACCTTGCACAGAATGATCTGGTTATTCTAAAAGATTTAAAGGAGATGGGTTTCGTGATGCCCGATAGGAAGCAAGGTTTGACGGTGGACCAGTGTTACTATGTGTTGAAAAATTTAGCACAATTTCATTCACTTTCATTAGCTATGAAGTGTTACAATCCAGAAGGATTTTACGATTTGCTAAATATTCAGGACGGAATAACTGAAG TGTTTTTTGTTACGGAAAATGAGGAATATTACAGAAGTTATTACACTGAAGCTACGAAAAATGCAATTTTCATGGTAGAGCAGGAGTTGAGAGACTCTTCTGATAGAGATAAATACTTGACAAAGCTCAAGGACTTCTGCAATGAGGATACCTTTTTTCAAACGATGGTTGATATGGTATCTCCGAAGGAACCTTTAGCTGTAATATGCCATGGTGACTGCTGGACTAATAACTTGCTGTTTCGTTACAAAGATGGGCAAATTGCTGAA ATGTACATAGTGGACTTTCAACTGGCCCGCTATGCATCGCCAGCCTTGGACttgtgttatttaatttatctatgCCTTGATCGCCAACAACGAGCTGATCATCTGACGTCGTTACTAGAGTACTACACAGATGAATTGTATGAACGAGTGGTGTCAATGAGTGGCGCTGCTGCATTTGACAGAGATACCCTATCAACCAT GATTCAAGAAGAGTTTCGTCTTAGTAGTCGCTTTGGCCTTGGGACAGCCTTAGACATGTACCCAATCATGACGTGTGATAGTAATGAAGCACCTAATGTTTATCAAGCAAAG GAAAGTGAAGCAACTCAATCTCAAGAAAGTGTTAAGCCCGTTCATACCTCCAACGAAGTATGCCGAAAGAAAATGACAGACTTAGTCATAGAATTGGTTGACCAGGGattgttatga